The Canis lupus dingo isolate Sandy chromosome 7, ASM325472v2, whole genome shotgun sequence DNA window AAAACTTGTCCTATAGTTGccataataaaaatagcaataagaAGTGATAAAATTATACTAGTATTGAACAGTTGCCAAATGGCAGGCACTATgctgtgtgtttatatgtatttttccattgaATCTTCACAGTAACCCTATAGTTATTatcattgttttcctaatttataaatgaaaaaacctGAAGTTCAGTGAGATGAAGTAACATGCCCAGGGTCACTCAGTTCATTACTGAGCACTTAATTAGTTCCCTTAGGTTTTCTAGATGTACAATCATATCatttatacaaaaacaaaattttgtctACTCCTTTCCAAGGTTAAGTCTCCTATTTTTGTTTCATGATGCACAGAACTGGTCATAATTGTcgtaaaatgttaaataattaccAACGTTTAAATGTTCCTGAAGCCTCATACCTTGAGTGGATATGAGTATATGATGCTGTAGTCAGCTGCAGTAATGATAACAGGAATCCCTGATGTTTACTGTGCACCCAGACAGTCTCAGTCTAGAACTGATGCTCTCAACCACGCTACTACTTCAGAACCTATTCTCACCTGTTCTAGCATGTTCCATGCCACTCTAGCATGATCCTCATACTTTACACTTTTTCATCTATCATCTTCCCTAAGTTTCCTGGCTTTGTAGCTAAGCTTTATCTCCAGGTCTAGCTCTAGTTGGACTGCTGATCCTGTTGATCCTGGATCTTATTTGGTACTTTCTTGTGACACTGCTTCCAGTAATGGTCTCCTGACTCTaccaatgaaattaaataaagggGTGGCTCATCTCTGTCTTCTTTAGGTCTCAAGACCCCATCCTATTTAAGCCCACAATTTCCTTTTACCAACATACATCATCAAAGTCTCTCCCAACTTccctttaaaatatctttgaaaacaacaagaaaaagaggaattggggcagcccggtggcacatcggtttagcgctgcctacagcccagggtgtgatcctgggggcctgggatcaagtcccatgtcgggctccttacatggagcctgcttctccctctgcctgtgtctctgcctctctctctctttctctctctcactctctctgtgtctttcatgaataaataaaatcttaaaaaaaaaaaaagaaaaagaggaattgaCAAGatcattttgttaattaaaaattcacCATACCTAATGTCAGGAAGGCTAAAGAGAAGTGATACTCTTCTACACTATACTTCCATATTCTTTATAAAGGGCAATTTGACAGTGCatgtaaaaaaaacccaaaatcataGAATTTTGCATATTCCTTGACTGAAAAATCTCACTTGTTGGAATTTATCCCAAGTCATCATGGatgaacagaaatatatttctataaaaccctttatttcaatattatttataatggttAAAAATTTGTAGAATCTAGATGTTCAACAATGAAtggtttgttaaataaattatactacATCCAGAGGAATGTTTCATAACATGGGAAAGTTCACAATATATACTGTTAGATGCAAGAAGTATAACATATGGAGtataatccctttttttttttttttacaatcctgaggtcttttattttctttacagttatcatgccatgaattcatagggaatgggttccagcagttcaggctcctttccattggttctcacaaagtgtgcttctctgggtggggcaggctggcGCTTCAGTTGGACCcaagtacctttctctttggcttccttctttttctgatcattttccttcacacgCTTTAGGAAGCTATCTCGGctctttgagtgtttaatatgctcaatgtggacattaattctcttggcaagaatcttgcccttgtttacaacaatgccaaCAGCATGCTGAGTAACATTGTAGACCcttccagttttgccatggtaACATTTGTGGGGCATTCCTTTTTGAACAGTGCCCATTCCCTTGATGTCCACAATATCACCTTTCTTATAGATTCGCAtgtatgtggccaaaggaacaactccatgttttctaaaaggcctagagaacatatagcgggtacctctcctctttccctttgtgttggtcattttggCGAATTACTGGAAGATGGCGGTTCCGGCCGAAAGGCCATTTTTGTTATATAAAGACATATTCATTTCTCTATATATCTAGTGTCTATAGTTGTCTATAGACTATagatatctattatctatctgtatatttataaatcactACAGAAATCaccacagaaaacagaaatatataccTCCAAATATTCAATTTTGTAATAATTGTGTCATTGTGTAATTATGAAGAAATATggtgtatttcttcttttcttctttttgatcaCTGGTTTCTGAATTTGCTACAATTGACATACATTACATTTGGAataggaaaaaagttatttttgacaGCTCTTTGTCAATTAGGCttcagcaaagagaaaacaaactctagggctcaaataagataaaaaggttttaaatctCCCCGAACTGACTTGGGATGAATGGTTTAGTGTTATGATGAAGCTGTATTTCACAGTTTTTCAGGGAGCCAGATTTCTTTCACCTCATGCTGCTACTATCTGGGTTTACATACTTTCCACTTGGTAGAAGCTGGTCAACCTGCATATCCATATTCTAGCCCACAGAAGAGTCCAGTACAAGTAGATTTGCCTATAAGGAGATGACCTGGAAATTGCATACTTCATTTCCATTCATTATGGGCTTCATCCTGGTTACATGACCATACTAGTCTGCAAGGCAGGCTGTGATCTATAGCTCCCAGCCAAAGATACATGTTCAGAAATGGAGGGTGAAGGAATTACTActaaaatgaagaaggaagaatgaataGTGGGAATCAATTAGTAGACACTTCCCCTAGATATTTTAAAGCTACTGTAGTTAAAACACTGTAATACTTagttcaagaataaataaaataatggagtAGAGCAGGTAAACCAGAAACAGGcttgaattcatttaaaatttaagcatataaaaaaattaaaaataaataaaaataaataaataaaataaaatttaagcataTAAAATCAAAGCTTTTCAAATTAGGTTGCACGACAGAATGAATTATTCAATCGACGATGTTGAGAATTGGGTAaccctttggggaaaaaaattagattaaataaCAACATGTATTCCAGATgtcttaaatacttaaaatgctATAGGGAAATATTGATGAAAATGGTGACCAGATTGTACTTCTGCTTTAGTTGGTTCCCCATTCCACAGATCTCTAGGCCTTATTGAGTTTAATTATCTCTTCATTGACCTTGGCAACCAGAACTGCAAGTCATATGCCACATGGAAGGccatgtttgtatttttgttgtttttgttggttAGTTTGTATCCCTTCTTTGATCCTTTTTCCTTTATGTCGATCTTATGTGTTGCTAAATAAAATGCATAGTAAACCATATAATGACTTTCAGTTTCCACCAGACTACCCTAAATGTGCATCTCATTGTATTTGCTGCATATAAAAAGTAGTCTCCAAtttagcaacaacaaaaactcgattaaaaagtgggcagatgggcagcccgggtggctcagcggtttagcgccgcctacagcccagggcgtgatcctggagacctaggatcgagctccttgcatagagcctgcttctccctctgcctgtgtctctgcctctcagtctctctctctctctctctctctctctctctctctctctctctctcctctctgtgtattctcatgaataaataaaatcttttaaaaaaaaagtgggcagatgactagaatagacatttctctaaagacgatatgcaaatggccaagaaacttataaaaagatgcttaacatcactaacaTTAGAGAATGCAAGGGCACCTAGCTGGTTCAGTCTGTAGAGCAtctagtagagcatgtgactctcagtCTCAGTGTCATGAATTCAAGCTTGACATTGGATGTGGAGTctacctaaaaaagaaagaataaaatagagaatgcaaatcaaaatcacaatgagatctCACTTTATGCCACATTCTACCCATTGAtaggatggctactattaaaattttttaaaacaaaacaaaacagaagattaaagtggtgaggacgtggagaaattggaacctttgggcactattagtgggaatgcagccactatgggaaacagtatggcggttcctcaaaaaattaataaaaatagaatcaccatatgatcgagcaatcccacttctgagacactattgtatgactccatttacatgaggtatctaacatagacaaattcatagaaacaggaagtagaatggtggttaccaggggttgggggaagagggaaacggggagttgtttaatgggtacaaagtttcagttttgcaatgTGGAAGAGGTCTGGAGACTGGTTGCACAATGTTAGTATACTTAACACCACTGAcctgtatacttaaaatggttaagatagtaaatttttgtgttatatgtttttaccataatttaaaaaatttattatttatgtatttttttaaagattttatttatttatttgacagagagaaagcacaagcagggggaatggcagacagagggagaagcagagagcctgatatgggacgcaacccaggaccctggggatcatagcctgagctgaaggcagatatttaaccaactgagccacccagatgctcctaccataatttaaaaaattaatcttattgCAGAATTTGTGGTTTCAGATTGCAAGAATTAGAAATAGAGATTTCTTATATCTGAGCTATCCAGCATgatagccaccagccacatgtggccatgGAGCACTTAAAGTGacttaattcttaattcttaatttttttttttaatttttatttatttgtgatagtcacagagagagagagagagaatgaggcagagacacagacagagggagaagcaggctccatgcaccgggagcccgacgtgggattcgatcccgggtctccaggatcacgccctgggccaaaggcaggcgccaaaccgctgcgccacccagggatcccttaattcttaattcttaattgagatgtgctataaCTTAATAACATACATTgaaggggtgcctgactggctcagtcagtagatgagactcttaatcttggggttatgagttcaagccccatgttaggtgtacagatttcttaaaaatgaaatcttaaaaaaataatagtaatattacaCGCTGAGGTTCAAAGATCTAgtgcaaaaaaatttaaatatccagtgatctttatattgattatatgttgaatgataatattttggatatattaggctaagtaaaaatattattatttttcaaaagatttattttagagagagcacaccaagtagggagaagggcagatggagagggagaaagatacTCTTCTGCAGACTCCTTGCTCAAcatggagccccactcagggcttgatccatgaccctaagattatgacctgagttgaaatcaagaatcagacacaactgactaagccatctgggtgcctcaagtaaaaatatattatcaaagttaattttaggggtgcctgggtggctcagttaaccatccaattcctgattttggctcaggtcatgatcttagggttgtgggatcaagtctaGGGTTGGTCTCTGCacactgggtggggagcctgcttgagaatttctctctccttctccttctgctcctcccttctaAAAATACCCCATTAATTTTAACTGtttctctttaccttttaaaactggggctactggggatccctgggtggcttggggatccctgggtggctcagaggtttagcgcctgcctttggcccagggcacaatcctggagtcctgggatcgagtcccacgacgggctccctgcatggagcctgcttctccctctgcctgtgtctctgtctctctctctctcactatgtctatcatgaataaataaataaatctttaaaaaaaaatggggctaCTACTTTTGGCAGAGATTTTGGAATTACCAGACcaggaattaattaattaattttaaaagattttatttattcatgagagacacagagagagaggcagagacataggcagagagaggagcaggctttTTGCAGGGAAACTGATGCCAGagttgttcccaggaccctggaatcacgacctgagccaaagacagatgctcaaccactgagccatccagatgctccACTAGACCAGGAATTCAAAATAACTATGAATAATATGTCAAGAAATCTAATGCAGAAGGTGTACACATAAGAACAACTGGGTGATAAGAGTAAagagatggaaactctaagaaagaatcaaaaggaaatgttaGAAACCAAAACCACTGTaatggaaatgaagaatgcctttgatgggctcatcAATAGACTACACATGAAGaaaaaatcagtgaacttgaagatatatgaatagaaacttcccaaactgaaaaacaaagaaaagaatgaaaaagatagaacagaatatccaagTACTGTGGGACAATTAAAAAGGTGTAACATACAGTGATTACAATacctcaaagaaaagaaagacaaaaaaacataatcataaaataatcatagctgagaatttcccaaaattCCCAAAATTTATGAGACACCAAACCAGATTCAGGAAGCTCACAGAATACCACAAaggataaataacaaaaaaatgtacCCATAGGCATATtatattcaaactgcagaaaagcTGAGACAAGGAGCAAATCTTGAAAGAagcagaggggagaaaaagacaTCTTATCTCTAAAGGAACAAGAATAAGAATTACATTGGCCTTTActtcagaaaccatgcaagcaagaagagagttgagtaaaatatttaaagcattaaaagaaaaagccagcAACCCAGAATTCTACATtcaataaaattatctttcaaaagtgaaggagaaatagacttttccagacaagcaaaagttGAAGGA harbors:
- the LOC112648017 gene encoding 60S ribosomal protein L21-like; protein product: MTNTKGKRRGTRYMFSRPFRKHGVVPLATYMRIYKKGDIVDIKGMGTVQKGMPHKCYHGKTGRVYNVTQHAVGIVVNKGKILAKRINVHIEHIKHSKSRDSFLKRVKENDQKKKEAKEKGTWVQLKRQPAPPREAHFVRTNGKEPELLEPIPYEFMA